In Halorubrum sp. PV6, a single window of DNA contains:
- a CDS encoding metallophosphoesterase — translation MRVGLVSDTHDDLAAVEAAVAAFERERVDVVVHCGDFVAPFSVTPFEMDGVDFYAARGNNDGEWAVQSTVESFGTYLGEAGTLSLGGEGARGEQGAVDIAVTHGTSGVVVDALVDCGDYDYVVHGHTHAHGVEERDGTVRINPGGLPIPVEGADETFRVATLDVDADGASGAEAVTHHALDL, via the coding sequence ATGCGCGTTGGTCTCGTCTCAGACACTCACGACGACCTCGCCGCCGTCGAGGCGGCCGTAGCGGCCTTCGAACGCGAGCGCGTCGACGTCGTCGTCCACTGCGGCGACTTCGTCGCGCCCTTTTCCGTGACTCCGTTCGAGATGGACGGAGTCGACTTCTACGCCGCGCGCGGCAACAACGACGGGGAGTGGGCGGTACAGTCGACCGTCGAGTCGTTCGGGACGTACCTCGGCGAGGCCGGGACCCTCTCGCTCGGCGGCGAGGGAGCGCGCGGCGAGCAGGGCGCCGTCGACATCGCCGTCACCCACGGAACGAGCGGCGTCGTCGTCGACGCGCTCGTCGACTGCGGCGACTACGACTACGTGGTTCACGGGCACACCCACGCGCACGGCGTCGAGGAGCGCGACGGGACGGTCCGGATAAACCCCGGCGGCCTCCCGATTCCGGTCGAGGGCGCCGACGAGACGTTCAGGGTCGCGACGCTCGACGTCGACGCGGACGGCGCGTCCGGCGCCGAGGCGGTGACGCATCACGCGCTCGATTTATAA